One stretch of Streptomyces agglomeratus DNA includes these proteins:
- a CDS encoding aminopeptidase P family protein, with the protein MARAAEAAADAGLDGVLVAPGPDLVHLTGYRPTADTERLTLLVLSVEQEPVLVVPTLEAPDARQAPGAAVLTLRDWTDGKDPYAVAAPLLDVTGRFAVSDNTWAMHLLGLQQALPSTSYVSLTAALPMLRAVKDAAELARLEAAGAAADATYEEILRVRFSGRRESEVAAELAHLLTQFGHEQVDFTVVGSGPNGADPHHEAGERVIEEGDMVVLDFGGLKHGYSSDTSRTVHVGAPTAEEQRVHDVVREAQQAAFEAVRPGVACQQVDRVARAVITEAGYGERFIHRTGHGIGVITHEPPYMVEGERRPLVPGMCFSIEPGIYLPGRFGVRIEDIVTVTEDGGRRLNTTARELAVVG; encoded by the coding sequence ATGGCCCGCGCCGCCGAGGCGGCCGCCGACGCCGGCCTCGACGGCGTCCTCGTCGCCCCCGGACCCGACCTGGTCCACCTCACCGGCTACCGCCCCACCGCCGACACCGAACGGCTGACGCTGCTCGTACTGTCCGTGGAACAGGAACCGGTGCTCGTCGTGCCGACCCTGGAGGCACCGGACGCGCGCCAGGCGCCCGGAGCGGCCGTACTCACCCTGCGCGACTGGACGGACGGCAAGGACCCGTACGCCGTCGCCGCGCCGCTCCTCGACGTCACCGGCCGCTTCGCGGTCAGCGACAACACCTGGGCGATGCATCTGCTGGGGCTCCAGCAGGCCCTGCCCAGTACCTCGTACGTGTCACTGACGGCGGCCCTGCCCATGCTGCGGGCCGTCAAGGACGCCGCCGAGCTGGCCCGCCTGGAGGCCGCGGGCGCGGCCGCGGACGCGACGTACGAGGAAATCCTCAGAGTGCGCTTCTCCGGGCGGCGCGAATCGGAGGTGGCGGCGGAACTCGCCCACCTGCTGACGCAGTTCGGGCACGAGCAGGTCGACTTCACCGTCGTCGGCAGTGGCCCGAACGGCGCCGACCCGCACCACGAGGCGGGCGAGCGGGTCATCGAGGAGGGCGACATGGTGGTGCTCGACTTCGGCGGCCTCAAGCACGGCTACAGCTCCGACACCTCCCGCACCGTCCACGTCGGCGCCCCGACTGCCGAGGAGCAGCGCGTCCATGACGTCGTACGGGAGGCGCAGCAGGCGGCGTTCGAGGCGGTGCGGCCCGGGGTCGCCTGCCAGCAGGTCGACCGGGTGGCGCGCGCGGTGATCACCGAGGCCGGGTACGGAGAGCGGTTCATCCACCGCACCGGACACGGCATCGGAGTGATCACGCACGAACCGCCGTACATGGTCGAGGGCGAGCGCCGTCCGCTCGTGCCCGGCATGTGCTTCTCCATCGAGCCCGGTATCTACCTCCCGGGGCGCTTCGGAGTACGCATCGAGGACATCGTGACCGTCACGGAGGACGGTGGGCGGCGCCTCAACACGACGGCCCGCGAGCTGGCCGTCGTCGGCTGA